The following is a genomic window from Petrotoga sibirica DSM 13575.
TAGAACAGGTAACATGCATGTATGCCAGAATTTAGAAATTTTAGGAGTGGATAGAGACGGAGTCTTTTCTGAATATGCTGTTATTCCAGATAAAGTTTTGATTAAAATAGACGAAGGCATACCTTTGAAATATGCATCTGTAATGGAACCTTTAGGAAATGCGATTTTTACGACAACCGCAGCCGATTTAAGAGGTAAGGTAGTTTTGATTACTGGTGCGGGACCTATTGGTGCTATGGCAATAGAAATTGCTAAATTATCTGGAGCAGCTTATGTTGTAGTGAGTGAACCTTCTGATTATAGGATCAATATGGCAAAATCGTTGGGAGCTGATTTAGTTATAAATCCAAAGGAGAAGTCTTTAGTTGATGAAGTGCTAAAAATAACCTCTGGATTGGGAGCGGACGTTTTTCTTGAAATGTCAGGAAATGAAAACGCTTTGAATGATGGCATAAAATCCTTAAAAAACACTGGAGTGGCATCTATATTAGGGGTTTATCCTGAAAGTAAGGTAAAGTTCGAAATGAATACCGCTGTTTTTAAAAATCTAACTATTCACACCATTACCGGAAGAAAGATGTTTGAAACGTGGTATATGGCAATAAACTGGTTGAAATATCATAAATTGGATTTAAGTAAAATCGTAACCCATGAATTTGACTTTGAAAATTTTGAAGAGGCTTTTGAATTGATGGCCAGTGGGAAAAGTGGTAAGATTGTTTTAAACTTTGCCAAAGAGGAGGTTTGATTATGGATTTTTATAATCAATTGGAAGAAGATTTGAAAAAGCGTGAAGATGCTGGTTTACGTATCACTATAAGAACACTTGAAAGTGCACAGGGAGCTTGGATCAATATTAATGGTAAAAAGGTTTTAAATATGTGTTCTAACAATTATTTGGGTTTGGCAAACAATGAAAGATTAAAAGAAGCCGCTATTAATGCAATTAAAAGTTGGGGTGTAGGCCCAGGAGCGGTTAGGACAATAGCTGGCACTATGAAGATTCATGAAGAATTAGAAGAAAAATTAGCTGAATTTAAAAAAGTAGAGGCCACCCTTGTTGTTCAATCTGGATTCAACGCAAATCAAGCAGTTATTCCTACTATAACAAACGAAGAAGATGGTATTTTATCAGATGAACTTAACCACGCTAGCATAATAGACGGGGTTAGATTATCAAAGGCAAAAAGATATATTTGGAAACATAAAGATTTAAACTCCTTGGAAGAGCAGCTTGTTAAGGCTCAAAGGGATAATTGTAGAAGAAAATTAATTATAACTGACGGTGTTTTTAGTATGGATGGAGATATTGCGCCTCTACCAGGAATTGTAGAATTAGCCAAAAAATATGATGCTTTAGTAATGGTGGATGATGCACATGGGGAAGGAGTACTAGGAGAAAACGGTAGAGGAATAGCGGATCATTTCAATTTGACAGAGGAAGTGGATATAGAAATTGGAACTTTATCGAAAGCCTTTGGTGTTGTAGGTGGATTCATCGCAGGTAAAAAAGTATTAATTGATTATTTGAAACAACAAGCAAGACCATTTCTATTTTCTAGCTCTTTGTCTCCAGCAGAAACGGCTGCAGCATTAGAAGCGATAAAAACACTTTATGAATCTAACGATTTAGTGAAAAAACTGTGGGATAACGCTAAATATTTTCAAAGTAAGATAAAAGAAATGGGGTATGATATTGGAGGTACTGAAACCCCTATAACCCCTGTAATGATCTATGATGAAAAGAAAACAAAAGAATTTAGCTCAAAACTATATGAAGAAGGAATTTTTGCGTCTAGTATAGTTTATCCCACCGTTCCAAAAGGAAAAGCCAGGATAAGGGTAATGATAAGCGCATTACACAGTAAAGAAGACTTAAACTTTGCTTTAAACAAGTTTGAAAAAATAGGTAAAAGTTTTGGTATTCTATAAATAAATTGTTGTGCAATTTTTAATT
Proteins encoded in this region:
- a CDS encoding glycine C-acetyltransferase, producing MDFYNQLEEDLKKREDAGLRITIRTLESAQGAWININGKKVLNMCSNNYLGLANNERLKEAAINAIKSWGVGPGAVRTIAGTMKIHEELEEKLAEFKKVEATLVVQSGFNANQAVIPTITNEEDGILSDELNHASIIDGVRLSKAKRYIWKHKDLNSLEEQLVKAQRDNCRRKLIITDGVFSMDGDIAPLPGIVELAKKYDALVMVDDAHGEGVLGENGRGIADHFNLTEEVDIEIGTLSKAFGVVGGFIAGKKVLIDYLKQQARPFLFSSSLSPAETAAALEAIKTLYESNDLVKKLWDNAKYFQSKIKEMGYDIGGTETPITPVMIYDEKKTKEFSSKLYEEGIFASSIVYPTVPKGKARIRVMISALHSKEDLNFALNKFEKIGKSFGIL
- the tdh gene encoding L-threonine 3-dehydrogenase — protein: MKAIVKSKPGKGLTLVEVEEPSLQSPHDVKIKILKVSICGTDVHIYEWNDWAKDRIKRFPQIDGHEFVGRVIEVGNEVKNVKSGDLVVSDSHIPCGYCYQCRTGNMHVCQNLEILGVDRDGVFSEYAVIPDKVLIKIDEGIPLKYASVMEPLGNAIFTTTAADLRGKVVLITGAGPIGAMAIEIAKLSGAAYVVVSEPSDYRINMAKSLGADLVINPKEKSLVDEVLKITSGLGADVFLEMSGNENALNDGIKSLKNTGVASILGVYPESKVKFEMNTAVFKNLTIHTITGRKMFETWYMAINWLKYHKLDLSKIVTHEFDFENFEEAFELMASGKSGKIVLNFAKEEV